From a region of the Salinispira pacifica genome:
- a CDS encoding O-acetylhomoserine aminocarboxypropyltransferase/cysteine synthase family protein, with amino-acid sequence MAHHFETRALHQGQEIEDTSPSRAVPIHRTAAYMFKNTEHAANLFALKELGYIYTRLMNPTTDVLEKRVADLEGGAAALATASGTSAIFYSLINIAVAGDEIVASRNLYGGSYTMFNDILPQYGITVHLVDPLDENAIRSAINDKTRALFVETIDNPTLRVSDIPRWAEIAHEAEVPLIVDNTFATPYLFRPIEHGADIVVHSLTKWIGGHGTGLGGIVVDSGKFPWSKYPKFTTMNEPDSSYHGLRYAHDLGELTPVAYALRMRLVPLRNLGAAMSPDNAWLFLQGLETLSLRMERHSENADKVARHLAEHPQVSWVTYPGLPGKVNAAGSLSSENAERLLPRGKGGMVVFGIKGGREAGERFINKLKLFSLLANVGDAKSLAIHPASTTHSQMSAQQHKEAGIGEELVRLSVGLEHIDDILEDLDQALGG; translated from the coding sequence ATGGCACATCATTTTGAGACGCGGGCCCTGCATCAGGGACAGGAAATTGAAGATACTTCACCATCCAGGGCGGTACCCATTCACCGGACCGCTGCATACATGTTCAAGAATACCGAACATGCCGCAAATCTGTTCGCATTAAAAGAGCTTGGGTATATCTATACCCGGCTGATGAATCCTACAACAGATGTTCTGGAAAAACGCGTAGCGGATCTGGAGGGGGGTGCAGCCGCCCTGGCCACCGCTTCAGGAACCAGTGCAATATTTTATTCCCTTATCAATATCGCCGTTGCGGGGGATGAGATCGTTGCCTCCAGAAATCTATACGGTGGAAGCTATACAATGTTTAATGACATTCTCCCCCAGTACGGCATAACGGTTCATCTGGTGGATCCGCTGGATGAAAACGCCATCCGCTCGGCAATTAATGATAAAACCCGGGCATTGTTTGTGGAAACCATCGATAACCCCACCCTCAGAGTATCTGATATCCCCCGCTGGGCGGAAATTGCCCATGAAGCCGAAGTTCCCCTGATTGTGGATAACACCTTTGCCACCCCCTACCTGTTCCGTCCCATTGAGCATGGTGCTGATATTGTCGTTCACAGCCTCACCAAATGGATAGGCGGTCACGGAACCGGACTGGGCGGTATTGTGGTGGACAGCGGGAAATTTCCCTGGTCCAAGTATCCGAAGTTCACCACCATGAACGAGCCGGACTCAAGCTACCATGGCTTGCGCTATGCTCATGACCTGGGCGAACTCACGCCGGTTGCCTACGCCCTGAGGATGCGCCTGGTGCCGTTAAGGAACCTGGGTGCGGCTATGAGTCCGGATAATGCCTGGCTCTTCCTCCAGGGGCTTGAAACCCTCAGCCTGAGGATGGAGCGCCACAGCGAAAATGCGGACAAGGTTGCACGGCATCTCGCCGAACATCCCCAGGTATCCTGGGTGACCTATCCGGGACTTCCCGGCAAAGTAAACGCAGCGGGTTCCCTGAGCAGCGAAAATGCCGAGAGGCTGCTTCCCCGGGGGAAGGGCGGAATGGTAGTGTTCGGAATTAAAGGCGGCCGGGAAGCCGGCGAACGTTTTATCAACAAATTGAAGCTTTTCAGCCTGCTGGCTAATGTGGGTGATGCGAAAAGTCTGGCCATCCATCCTGCCAGCACAACCCACAGCCAGATGTCTGCCCAGCAGCACAAGGAAGCCGGCATAGGTGAAGAGCTTGTTCGCCTGTCGGTGGGTCTTGAACATATTGACGATATACTTGAAGACCTGGATCAGGCTCTCGGGGGCTGA
- the cysK gene encoding cysteine synthase A, whose product MPIYDSITELIGNTPMLRYQPEKGEQLAGEVLLKLENFNPLSSVKDRIGLSMIRRAEEEGRLLPGAPIVEATSGNTGIALAYIAAATGHPVYLTMPDTMSIERRRLLKAFGAKLVLTPGNEGMGGAVKKAEELAEKMEDALLTRQFANPANPEVHRLTTAKEIWEDSEGKVDVFLAGVGTGGTLTGAGGELKKLNPELRLVAVEPDGSPVISGGKPGPHKIQGIGAGFIPEVLDTEIIDEVIKVRSEDAGAAARKLASGHGVLGGISAGANLHAALEMAAREEYRGKTIVTVICDSGERYLSTWLFDD is encoded by the coding sequence ATGCCTATTTATGACTCAATTACAGAACTGATAGGGAACACTCCCATGCTGCGCTATCAACCGGAAAAAGGCGAGCAGCTGGCAGGGGAGGTACTGCTGAAGCTGGAGAATTTTAATCCCCTCTCCAGTGTGAAGGATCGGATTGGTTTGTCCATGATTCGCCGAGCTGAGGAGGAGGGGCGTCTGCTTCCGGGTGCGCCCATTGTGGAAGCCACCAGCGGCAATACCGGTATTGCCCTGGCATATATTGCAGCTGCAACCGGGCATCCTGTGTACCTCACCATGCCGGATACCATGAGTATCGAACGCCGGAGGCTGCTGAAGGCGTTCGGTGCCAAGCTCGTGCTCACCCCCGGAAATGAAGGGATGGGCGGAGCGGTGAAGAAAGCCGAGGAACTGGCGGAGAAGATGGAAGACGCTCTCCTCACCCGGCAATTTGCGAATCCCGCCAATCCGGAGGTGCACCGACTGACCACCGCGAAGGAAATTTGGGAAGACAGTGAGGGCAAAGTGGATGTCTTCCTGGCAGGCGTGGGTACCGGAGGTACGCTCACCGGGGCCGGCGGGGAGCTGAAGAAGCTGAACCCCGAACTGCGGCTTGTGGCAGTGGAACCTGATGGAAGTCCGGTGATTTCCGGCGGCAAGCCCGGCCCGCACAAGATACAGGGTATCGGGGCGGGATTTATTCCGGAGGTTCTGGATACGGAAATCATTGATGAGGTGATAAAGGTGCGCAGTGAGGATGCCGGGGCAGCCGCCCGGAAACTGGCTTCAGGCCACGGTGTTCTCGGGGGGATTAGTGCCGGAGCGAACCTTCATGCGGCCCTGGAAATGGCAGCAAGAGAGGAATACAGGGGCAAAACCATTGTTACCGTGATCTGTGACAGCGGCGAACGGTATCTGAGCACCTGGCTGTTTGATGACTGA
- a CDS encoding OmpA family protein: MEARRNSGEAYQLDREYSADFWRNSLGKYDISDEYFVPTVRDVPMFPDRDVLPGETWSAPGYEVHDLRQGFNIREVFSFPMPVSYEYRGPVNRDGKELHHIVIRYNIFHRKDIPSGNPLYPYLITGYSDQNLYFDNILGRPHSYDENYEIMLHLSDGSTVTYEGSASAEVIESPDLDREALKDDLRQRLNELGVEDSSVRDDEDGVTISLENIQFPPDSSRLVASEQAKIRKIAEILSAYPQRDILVSGHTALAGTAAGRQQLSEDRARAVVEFLIELDARDRSRIMYQGFGATRPVADNDTADGMRRNRRVEITILEN, from the coding sequence GTGGAGGCCAGGCGCAACAGCGGCGAAGCCTATCAGCTGGATCGGGAATACTCTGCCGATTTCTGGCGTAATTCATTGGGCAAGTATGATATTTCAGATGAGTACTTTGTCCCGACTGTGCGTGATGTTCCCATGTTTCCCGACCGGGATGTTCTTCCCGGTGAAACCTGGTCCGCTCCAGGATACGAGGTTCATGATCTGCGTCAGGGTTTCAATATCCGGGAGGTGTTCTCTTTTCCCATGCCTGTGAGTTACGAGTACCGGGGACCTGTAAACAGGGATGGAAAGGAACTGCATCATATCGTTATCAGATACAATATATTTCATCGAAAGGATATACCGTCGGGAAATCCTTTGTATCCATATCTGATTACCGGCTACTCGGATCAGAATCTGTACTTTGATAATATTCTGGGCCGCCCCCATTCCTATGACGAGAATTACGAGATTATGCTGCATCTCAGTGACGGAAGCACCGTAACCTATGAGGGGAGTGCTTCAGCAGAGGTTATCGAGAGTCCCGATCTGGACCGGGAAGCCCTGAAAGATGATCTGCGTCAACGACTGAACGAGCTGGGTGTAGAAGACAGTTCGGTCCGGGATGATGAGGATGGGGTTACCATTTCTCTGGAAAATATTCAGTTTCCCCCGGATTCTTCCCGGCTGGTGGCCTCGGAGCAGGCCAAGATCCGGAAGATCGCTGAGATTCTCTCTGCGTATCCGCAACGGGACATTCTGGTCAGCGGACACACTGCTCTTGCAGGAACTGCAGCAGGAAGGCAGCAGCTGAGTGAAGACCGGGCCAGGGCAGTTGTGGAATTTCTCATCGAACTGGACGCCCGGGATAGAAGTCGCATTATGTATCAGGGCTTCGGCGCCACCAGACCTGTGGCGGATAATGACACGGCTGATGGTATGCGACGCAACCGCCGGGTTGAAATTACTATTCTGGAAAACTGA
- a CDS encoding DbpA RNA binding domain-containing protein, with product MQRESDIDRFFSLTADHRPAWQVVTSAGNTRDLQIPQSSPELIIGSSASVIDLIRRQDIVPENIGLMIIIEANQENSFWIDIEFILTKTYMRNITAIFSPELHENHYGIMSYLRKPVTHQLQQWLNQQQEMIMAKRDNQINEEQLSDQLAGILKEIHENEDPQELDEFRRVFKKNVSVFKRAYVAAYMLKYFNAGGKRPSKRRRESNANMTSVFIGIGRTRRVYPRDIVGLVLDKTSLQREDIGNIKILDNYSFADINKEKTDEVISVLNGIEYRGRTLNVNYAKKKN from the coding sequence GTGCAACGGGAATCAGATATTGACCGCTTTTTTTCACTGACTGCGGATCATAGACCGGCATGGCAGGTAGTAACCTCCGCCGGTAATACCAGGGATTTACAAATCCCCCAGTCCAGTCCGGAGTTGATCATTGGAAGCAGTGCTTCCGTTATCGACCTTATACGAAGACAGGACATTGTTCCCGAAAACATCGGCCTGATGATTATCATCGAGGCAAATCAGGAAAACAGTTTTTGGATTGATATTGAGTTCATCCTTACAAAAACCTATATGCGAAATATCACGGCGATATTCTCACCTGAACTGCATGAAAATCATTACGGCATTATGTCCTATTTGCGCAAGCCCGTTACCCACCAGCTTCAGCAGTGGTTAAACCAACAACAGGAGATGATTATGGCAAAGCGTGATAATCAAATTAATGAAGAACAGCTTTCGGATCAGCTGGCAGGTATTTTGAAGGAAATACACGAAAACGAAGACCCTCAGGAACTGGATGAGTTCCGCCGTGTTTTCAAGAAAAATGTATCGGTATTTAAACGTGCATACGTTGCAGCATATATGCTGAAATATTTTAACGCCGGCGGGAAGCGTCCCTCAAAACGCCGCAGAGAATCCAATGCAAACATGACCTCCGTGTTCATCGGTATCGGAAGAACCCGCAGAGTATACCCGCGGGATATTGTAGGTCTGGTACTGGATAAAACCAGTCTTCAGCGGGAGGATATCGGGAATATCAAAATTCTTGATAACTATTCCTTTGCTGATATCAACAAGGAAAAAACCGATGAGGTTATTTCTGTGCTCAACGGCATTGAATACCGTGGCCGCACCCTGAACGTGAACTACGCCAAGAAGAAGAACTAA
- a CDS encoding MBL fold metallo-hydrolase → MNVYSLYYMVERIITGPLHTNSFVVSTGRKSCLLIDPGVDAEKIWQSMERINLTPHTIVFTHGHIDHTAGALEIIEHYREKGVEIRVGIHSSDADYLGLNGEEINRKLLPVNNEEADEVFTQLFKPRPQADFYFSDGDSLPESDLQVIHTPGHTEGSVCFYSEVNSALFTGDSLFFDALGRTDYTSSNKDDLLNVLNSKIFQLPPETRIYPGHGPLSSLEREIRDDSFKTNHGMI, encoded by the coding sequence ATGAATGTCTATTCTTTATACTATATGGTTGAAAGGATAATAACAGGCCCGCTGCATACCAACAGCTTTGTAGTCTCCACAGGAAGAAAGTCCTGTCTGCTCATCGATCCGGGTGTTGATGCAGAAAAAATCTGGCAGAGTATGGAACGGATCAATCTTACCCCCCACACTATCGTGTTTACTCACGGACATATTGACCACACCGCTGGTGCCCTGGAAATTATAGAGCATTATCGGGAAAAAGGTGTGGAAATACGGGTGGGAATTCATTCTTCTGATGCGGATTATCTGGGATTAAACGGTGAAGAGATCAATCGAAAGCTTCTTCCGGTTAACAATGAAGAAGCGGATGAAGTGTTCACCCAATTATTCAAACCCCGGCCGCAGGCAGATTTCTATTTTTCCGATGGGGACAGCCTACCGGAATCCGACTTGCAGGTTATTCATACACCAGGCCATACCGAAGGAAGCGTGTGTTTTTATTCGGAGGTCAACTCCGCACTGTTCACCGGAGACTCATTGTTTTTCGATGCACTGGGAAGAACCGATTATACCAGCAGCAATAAGGATGATCTTCTGAATGTACTGAATTCCAAGATTTTTCAACTCCCCCCGGAAACACGGATATATCCCGGACATGGCCCCCTCTCTTCTCTGGAAAGGGAGATCCGGGATGACAGCTTTAAAACAAATCATGGGATGATTTAG
- a CDS encoding TraR/DksA family transcriptional regulator: MDREFVDRMKEKLLQMKSEIIQNLIHEDEDFLELASSNDKKDLVDAASSDIDKKLLSTLSAQEVKRLNLIEAALSRIENGKYGYCLKTGKPIPAERLEAIPYALYTIEYQNELERRNR, from the coding sequence ATGGATAGAGAATTCGTAGACAGGATGAAAGAAAAACTTCTCCAGATGAAGTCTGAAATCATCCAAAACCTCATACACGAAGATGAGGATTTTCTCGAACTTGCCTCATCAAACGATAAAAAGGACCTGGTGGATGCCGCCAGTTCAGATATCGATAAAAAACTGCTCAGCACCCTGTCTGCACAGGAAGTGAAGCGTTTGAATCTCATAGAAGCTGCTCTTTCCAGAATCGAAAATGGAAAATACGGATACTGCCTGAAAACCGGGAAACCGATTCCCGCTGAACGCCTGGAGGCAATTCCGTATGCCCTCTATACAATCGAATATCAGAATGAACTTGAGCGGAGAAACCGCTGA
- the infA gene encoding translation initiation factor IF-1 translates to MAKEEAIEVEGIVKEALPNTMFRVELKNGHVILTHLSGKMRKHYIRIVPGDRVKVALSPYDLTRGRIIYRER, encoded by the coding sequence GTGGCAAAAGAAGAGGCAATAGAAGTAGAAGGTATCGTAAAGGAAGCTCTGCCAAACACCATGTTCCGCGTGGAGCTGAAAAACGGTCATGTCATTCTCACACATCTTTCCGGAAAAATGCGGAAGCATTATATCCGAATTGTCCCCGGCGACCGGGTCAAGGTTGCGCTTTCCCCCTACGATCTTACCAGGGGTCGAATTATTTACCGCGAACGCTAA
- a CDS encoding Smr/MutS family protein, with protein sequence MTDFGKILEEWDGIRSRGRSEGRSSSDFERMVDGYLDMEESRSKDDEREQAEHGGVNPRSLKIESTLDLHGMRAQAAEISLRHFIDESYRRGWKKVLIIHGKGNHSTDGPVLKDTVMQVVRAHPHAGRHGVPGRSLGGSGALWLVIK encoded by the coding sequence ATGACTGACTTCGGTAAAATTCTGGAAGAATGGGACGGAATACGTTCCCGGGGAAGGTCCGAGGGCAGATCATCCTCGGATTTTGAACGGATGGTGGACGGCTATCTGGACATGGAGGAGAGCCGCAGCAAAGATGACGAGAGGGAGCAAGCGGAACATGGCGGTGTAAATCCCCGCAGTCTGAAAATAGAGTCCACTCTGGATCTTCATGGTATGCGGGCGCAGGCCGCCGAGATTTCTCTCCGGCATTTTATTGATGAATCCTATCGCCGCGGATGGAAGAAGGTTCTCATCATCCACGGCAAAGGAAACCACAGTACGGATGGCCCGGTTCTCAAAGATACGGTGATGCAGGTTGTACGAGCCCATCCTCACGCCGGCCGTCATGGTGTACCCGGCAGGTCGTTGGGCGGAAGCGGTGCTCTCTGGCTGGTAATCAAATGA
- a CDS encoding BatD family protein produces MSISLYAQSRDDISIYLQQEPVEEGSRFNLYIEIPREYQPGLRIQRPQTPERMRYYSGPSYESSFSADIPEDRIRYRYNYVADVAGYVTVEPFTLIWPELRLETEEILVPVTADGSMVPPELEWSFPSGPIFEGQTVYISLDMHRAKEIIFPESLRVESARDGILEEVTGLGELTTYEFMNETFNRIPLATFLYTPLESGNLRIPAAQVSFSGYRRTVSSQVIQIQPLRDSPSIENGAVGRFELSVSSLPEELEEGDELVFELIISGEGSLGVLQMPEIEVRNGTIEGRDQIADYEATENGYSGSRRQIYRIRADSPGEMTVMVPDFQWFNPFLEGVQRSGTRIYRVNIQEKEITEKQPSFSQLRYPVRRGLAERFPLDLAMNWIGALLFALIPLILIFQRIIGKKRSAVSATGVLIYTLVSISIALIILVNAEPQAPVSRQLESYLENVEKVNEDDNLPVLLLKGQSLLGIRSRDTQLYFHVAQLEHLEGNNARAVMLMRKAVSLSPLDPFLRSALGTLQQELQLNRQFSINRIPHGDWSLLLVYLSILFSGIYLVQKDFQPRWNASFVVGAVLVIIVLALSTTMLFMYRSGVDSHIAVIKEGGVMLKKIPDKEAENWIFLPEGTTVSPGVSASGFIQIRTAYGIEAWVADQRAYLPLNLGASSGSDSPENAEQGEQEND; encoded by the coding sequence GTGTCTATTTCGCTATATGCCCAGAGCCGGGATGATATCTCCATATACCTCCAGCAGGAACCGGTGGAGGAGGGGAGCCGCTTTAATCTCTATATTGAGATACCCCGGGAATACCAGCCGGGACTGCGTATCCAGCGGCCTCAGACTCCTGAGAGAATGCGCTATTACTCCGGTCCCAGTTACGAAAGCTCTTTTTCTGCGGATATTCCCGAAGACCGGATCCGCTACCGCTATAACTACGTTGCAGACGTTGCAGGCTATGTGACAGTTGAACCCTTTACGCTGATCTGGCCGGAGCTCCGTCTGGAAACTGAGGAAATACTTGTGCCGGTAACCGCCGACGGCAGCATGGTTCCCCCGGAACTGGAATGGAGCTTCCCTTCAGGACCGATATTTGAAGGTCAAACCGTGTATATCTCCCTGGATATGCACCGGGCAAAAGAGATCATTTTTCCAGAAAGCCTTCGGGTGGAATCAGCCAGGGACGGTATTCTTGAGGAGGTTACCGGTCTGGGTGAACTCACCACCTATGAGTTCATGAATGAAACCTTCAATAGAATCCCCCTGGCGACGTTTCTCTACACGCCTCTGGAAAGCGGAAACCTGCGAATTCCTGCGGCACAGGTGAGTTTCAGCGGGTACCGCCGTACCGTATCTTCCCAGGTCATTCAGATTCAGCCTCTCAGGGACAGTCCAAGCATAGAAAACGGGGCTGTAGGGCGTTTTGAACTGTCAGTTTCATCCCTCCCGGAAGAGCTCGAAGAAGGGGACGAGCTGGTTTTTGAGCTGATCATCAGCGGTGAAGGCAGTCTGGGAGTGCTGCAGATGCCCGAAATAGAGGTCCGCAATGGAACCATCGAAGGTCGGGATCAGATTGCCGATTATGAGGCAACGGAAAACGGATACAGCGGTTCACGCCGGCAAATCTACAGAATCAGGGCGGACAGCCCCGGTGAGATGACCGTTATGGTACCGGATTTTCAGTGGTTTAATCCATTTCTTGAGGGTGTTCAGCGCAGCGGAACGAGAATATACCGGGTTAATATCCAGGAAAAGGAAATAACGGAAAAACAGCCCAGTTTTTCACAATTGCGGTATCCCGTTCGCCGGGGATTGGCGGAAAGGTTTCCCCTGGATCTGGCTATGAATTGGATAGGCGCTCTGTTGTTTGCCCTCATTCCCCTTATTCTTATTTTTCAGCGGATAATCGGGAAGAAACGTTCGGCAGTTTCCGCAACCGGTGTACTCATATACACGCTGGTTTCCATTAGTATTGCCTTGATTATTCTGGTAAACGCGGAACCCCAGGCACCGGTATCCCGGCAGCTTGAGTCGTATCTTGAAAATGTGGAAAAGGTGAATGAGGACGATAATCTTCCGGTTCTGCTTCTCAAGGGACAAAGTCTGCTGGGAATCCGTTCCCGGGACACTCAGCTGTATTTCCATGTGGCACAGCTCGAGCATCTGGAAGGTAATAATGCCCGGGCGGTAATGCTTATGAGGAAGGCAGTCAGCCTTTCTCCCCTGGATCCCTTCCTTCGCTCTGCATTGGGCACCCTCCAGCAGGAGCTCCAGTTAAACAGACAATTCAGTATCAACAGAATTCCGCACGGGGACTGGTCTCTGCTGCTTGTTTATCTGTCAATTCTTTTCAGCGGCATCTATCTGGTGCAGAAAGATTTTCAGCCCCGCTGGAATGCGTCCTTTGTAGTTGGTGCAGTACTGGTAATCATAGTGCTTGCATTGAGTACCACCATGTTGTTCATGTACCGCTCAGGTGTGGACAGCCATATCGCGGTAATCAAGGAGGGCGGTGTAATGCTGAAGAAAATCCCGGATAAGGAAGCAGAAAACTGGATTTTTCTGCCGGAGGGTACCACTGTTTCCCCGGGTGTTTCCGCATCGGGGTTTATCCAGATACGGACCGCCTACGGAATTGAAGCCTGGGTAGCTGATCAGCGGGCATATCTCCCGTTGAATCTTGGGGCATCATCAGGTTCGGACTCCCCGGAAAATGCGGAACAGGGAGAGCAGGAGAATGACTGA
- a CDS encoding tetratricopeptide repeat protein — protein MRRRFRIVLLVLLPAGLAGFTSCNFQGPHIPVLAGNYAYGRGDYQEATVQYLEALERDEYQPWVKYNLANVYHSLGEFDAAFELWEESLATDDLELLFAVKFNQGILYYEQGKYEEAFDSFKAALSYDPKHVGTKYNLELTLLKLQGAKGSGSQFRSQPASDQQGELSADSIRMFEYIRRKEEQLWIQQHQDRQLPEIKDW, from the coding sequence ATGAGACGACGTTTCAGAATCGTACTTCTGGTTCTGCTTCCGGCAGGGCTGGCCGGATTCACCTCCTGTAACTTCCAGGGCCCGCACATACCGGTTCTTGCGGGGAATTACGCCTACGGCAGGGGTGACTACCAGGAGGCCACTGTGCAGTACCTGGAGGCTCTGGAGAGGGATGAATACCAGCCATGGGTGAAGTATAACCTTGCAAATGTATACCACTCCCTGGGTGAGTTTGACGCCGCATTCGAGCTCTGGGAAGAATCTCTGGCCACGGATGATCTTGAACTGCTTTTTGCGGTGAAATTCAATCAGGGAATTCTGTATTACGAACAGGGAAAATATGAGGAGGCCTTTGACAGTTTCAAGGCCGCATTATCCTATGATCCCAAGCACGTTGGCACAAAATATAATCTCGAACTCACCCTGCTGAAGCTGCAGGGTGCCAAAGGAAGCGGAAGTCAGTTCAGATCCCAGCCGGCTTCAGATCAGCAGGGGGAATTGTCCGCGGACAGTATTCGAATGTTTGAGTATATCAGACGAAAGGAAGAACAGTTATGGATTCAGCAGCACCAGGACCGGCAGCTTCCGGAGATCAAAGACTGGTGA
- a CDS encoding vWA domain-containing protein, whose product MTLVYPSVLLLLLGIPVLLLMQFREYSINKEDLRRIGGFWENEGVRSVFFIKWFLSSLFLILTYTFFTFSLAGINWGEQPIEEDRVGLDIMYVVDASYSMLAEDIPPSRIGRAKEVIRGLSENLPGARFGLVAFKGDGTVLLPATEDVYALENALNYLNTEVISSPGTDLEAALNSALTALPQSSNRHRIIVLFSDGEELTGNFVDPALEAGRLGIPVFTYGLGSREGSTIPQGDGRIVRDPQDNPVVTRLDSSSLEEIARLSRGSYFEAAAGLGSLDTRIKELTGQRGTDGFRLVSITRYRFFLTLALLFYIGHILIRRIKLRGLF is encoded by the coding sequence ATGACCCTCGTATATCCATCGGTGCTGTTGCTGCTTCTGGGAATTCCCGTGCTGCTTCTCATGCAGTTTCGGGAGTACAGTATAAACAAGGAAGACCTTCGCCGTATCGGCGGGTTCTGGGAAAACGAGGGCGTGCGCTCCGTATTTTTCATCAAATGGTTTCTTTCATCCCTCTTTCTGATCCTCACCTATACGTTTTTCACCTTCAGTCTTGCGGGGATCAATTGGGGTGAACAGCCCATTGAAGAGGACCGGGTGGGTCTTGATATCATGTATGTGGTGGATGCCTCTTACAGCATGCTTGCAGAGGATATTCCTCCCAGCAGGATTGGAAGAGCCAAGGAAGTGATACGCGGACTGAGTGAAAATCTGCCGGGTGCCCGTTTCGGACTGGTTGCCTTCAAGGGGGACGGAACCGTTCTCCTTCCTGCAACCGAGGATGTCTATGCTCTGGAGAACGCCCTGAATTATCTTAATACCGAGGTGATATCCAGTCCGGGAACCGATCTTGAAGCGGCGTTGAACAGTGCGCTTACGGCCCTTCCCCAGAGTTCCAACAGGCACCGTATCATTGTCCTGTTCAGCGACGGGGAGGAGTTAACCGGGAATTTTGTGGATCCGGCTCTGGAAGCCGGGCGACTGGGAATACCGGTGTTCACATATGGCCTTGGCAGCAGAGAGGGTTCCACAATCCCCCAGGGGGACGGCCGGATCGTCCGTGACCCCCAGGATAATCCTGTAGTGACACGGCTGGACAGCTCCTCCCTGGAAGAGATTGCCAGACTGAGCCGCGGCAGCTACTTTGAAGCCGCAGCGGGGCTGGGTTCTCTGGATACCAGGATTAAGGAACTCACCGGGCAGCGGGGGACTGACGGGTTTCGGCTGGTGAGCATTACCCGCTACAGATTCTTTCTGACCCTTGCCCTCCTGTTTTACATCGGTCATATATTAATTCGAAGAATCAAACTCAGGGGGTTGTTCTGA